The following proteins are co-located in the Styela clava chromosome 15, kaStyClav1.hap1.2, whole genome shotgun sequence genome:
- the LOC120342905 gene encoding uncharacterized protein LOC120342905, giving the protein MTTFGKIEEYSNGQDWSEYVERLGHYFEANEIESADKKKAILLSVCGAQTYSLIRNLCAPEKPGEKTYVQLKELVNKHLNPKPLVIAERVKFHERIQHDGETVNEFLAELRKLSEHCQFGEFLNDSLRDRFVSGLISTRMKRKLLTEVDLTLQNAVKIATGMELAEKQANELSCKFEKLPVDESKPKVHKVQNNQRFATRSEIRKFKECFRCGKSNHSAESCFYRNAKCHKCKRIGHISRKCSMQRNFNRGSNPLKRKKSSNCDYMQPTNDDNLSSDCSQNEMCPVFTTKSSSYGPIVVPLRIENCDCKFELDTGSGVSLISESMYEKNFKHLPLLKSNVVLTTYTGENITVLGKVNVTVEYESQCVNLPLQIVRGNGPLLLGRNWLSQLQLNWHRICHIGSKLTLENILKKYPVFDNSLGTINGITAKLRVKESAIPKFYKPRLEIHGYGLRSHGKEFILTMLVQ; this is encoded by the coding sequence ATGACTACTTTTGGAAAAATAGAAGAGTATAGTAATGGCCAAGATTGGTCTGAATATGTTGAACGCCTAGGACATTATTTTGAAGCAAACGAGATTGAAAGTGCTGATAAAAAGAAAGCCATATTATTAAGCGTTTGCGGGGCTCAAACATACAGTTTGATCAGAAACTTATGTGCTCCTGAAAAGCCTGGTGAAAAAACTTATGTCCAGCTGAAAGAACTTGTGAACAAGCATCTCAACCCCAAACCATTGGTGATAGCAGAAAGAGTCAAATTTCATGAAAGAATCCAACATGATGGAGAAACTGTGAATGAGTTCCTGGCAGAGCTCAGGAAATTATCTGAACATTGTCAATTCGGTGAGTTCTTAAATGATTCACTAAGAGATAGATTTGTGAGTGGACTAATATCAACTCGAATGAAACGTAAATTATTAACTGAAGTTGACCTAACTCTGCAGAATGCTGTGAAAATTGCTACTGGTATGGAATTGGCAGAAAAACAAGCCAATGAATTAAgttgcaaatttgaaaaattgccaGTAGATGAAAGTAAACCAAAAGTTCATAAAGTTCAAAATAATCAAAGATTTGCAACGCGTTCTGAAATTCGAAAATTCAAAGAATGTTTTCGATGTGGGAAAAGTAATCATTCTGCTGAAAGCTGTTTCTACAGAAATGCAAAGTGCCATAAATGTAAACGAATTGGGCATATAAGTCGAAAATGCTCAATGCAACGTAACTTCAATCGAGGTTCCAATCCTCTGAAAAGGAAAAAGTCTTCAAATTGTGACTACATGCAACCTACGAATGATGATAACCTGTCTTCGGACTGTTCTCAAAATGAAATGTGTCCTGTATTTACTACTAAGTCTAGTTCTTATGGTCCAATAGTAGTTCCACTGAGAATCGAAAATTGTGATTGTAAATTTGAATTAGATACTGGTAGTGGGGTGTCACTCATTTCTGAAAGCATGTatgaaaagaattttaaacATTTGCCTTTGCTGAAATCTAATGTTGTATTGACAACTTATACTGGTGAAAATATTACTGTCTTAGGTAAAGTGAATGTTACTGTTGAATATGAGTCACAGTGTGTAAATTTACCTTTGCAAATTGTTCGTGGCAATGGTCCATTACTATTGGGTAGAAATTGGTTATCCCAATTGCAATTGAATTGGCATCGTATTTGTCATATTGGTTCCAAGCTCACGCttgagaatattttgaaaaagtacCCTGTTTTTGATAATTCCCTTGGTACTATAAACGGTATAACTGCTAAACTAAGGGTGAAAGAGAGTGCCATTCCGAAATTCTACAAGCCACGCCTGGAAATCCATGGATATGGCCTACGAAGCCATGGCAAAGAATTCATATTGACTATGCTGGTCCAATAA